In Microbacterium sp. AB, a single genomic region encodes these proteins:
- a CDS encoding LacI family DNA-binding transcriptional regulator — protein MTTSETRTAPIVGRATIHDVALAAGVSVSTVSKVVNGRYGVSAKTSARVLGVVSELGYETSLIASSLRRGRTNVVGVLVAEFEPFALALLQGISEALQDSGYDLLAYAGSLSGTDDARHEGWERRSLSRLGGTLIDGAVIVTPTVDSATASVPVVAIDPHTGASGPAAIDVDSLDGALQATRHLIELGHRRIGHVRGRTDLESARLREEGYRRALGEAGIVVDPALVRDGGYRAAEATDAAGSLLDLEDRPTAIFAANDLSAIRTIEVAAGRGLRVPHDLSVVGFDDIPGAASHEPPLTTIRQPLHEMGATAVRLLLRKLDDEDDAPAEHVRLPASLVVRGSTARRG, from the coding sequence GTGACCACCTCGGAGACGCGAACCGCCCCGATCGTCGGGCGCGCGACGATCCATGACGTCGCCCTCGCCGCCGGCGTCTCCGTGTCGACCGTCTCCAAGGTCGTCAACGGCCGCTACGGCGTCTCGGCGAAGACCTCGGCTCGCGTCCTGGGCGTCGTCTCGGAGCTCGGATACGAGACCTCGCTCATCGCGTCCTCGCTGCGCCGCGGGCGCACGAACGTCGTCGGCGTGCTCGTGGCGGAGTTCGAGCCCTTCGCGCTCGCGCTGCTGCAGGGGATCTCCGAGGCGCTCCAGGACAGCGGCTACGACCTCCTCGCCTACGCGGGCAGCCTGTCGGGGACGGACGACGCGCGTCACGAGGGCTGGGAGCGCCGTTCGCTCTCGCGGCTCGGCGGCACCCTCATCGACGGGGCCGTCATCGTGACCCCCACCGTCGACTCCGCCACGGCCTCGGTGCCCGTCGTCGCGATCGATCCCCACACCGGGGCATCGGGCCCCGCCGCCATCGACGTCGACAGCCTCGACGGCGCCCTGCAGGCGACGCGGCACCTGATCGAGCTCGGGCACCGGCGGATCGGCCATGTCCGCGGACGCACCGACCTCGAGTCGGCGAGACTCCGAGAGGAGGGCTATCGACGCGCGCTCGGCGAGGCGGGCATCGTCGTCGACCCCGCGCTCGTCCGCGACGGCGGCTACCGCGCCGCCGAGGCGACGGATGCGGCGGGCTCCCTGCTCGACCTGGAGGACCGCCCCACGGCGATCTTCGCCGCGAACGACCTCTCCGCGATCCGCACGATCGAGGTGGCGGCCGGCCGCGGGCTCCGCGTGCCCCACGATCTCTCGGTCGTGGGGTTCGACGACATCCCCGGCGCGGCGTCCCACGAGCCGCCCCTCACGACCATCCGCCAGCCCCTCCACGAGATGGGCGCCACGGCCGTCCGCCTGCTCCTGCGGAAGCTCGACGACGAGGACGACGCGCCCGCGGAGCACGTGCGGCTGCCGGCCTCGCTCGTCGTGCGCGGCTCGACCGCCCGCCGCGGCTGA
- a CDS encoding extracellular solute-binding protein has translation MRAHRIPTVAAAIAALALTGCAGGGGDDGGDVSLTLWHNSTTGDGKQYWEDAAAAFEDENEGVTIDIQSIQNEDMDGRLQTAVNSGDMPDVFMARGGGKLADVVAAGAVKDLSDLVSDDVRADYGEAVFSAFTVDGATYGLPVAVLPGGIFYSEDLFADAGVAEAPATIDDLVTATEAIKDTGVAPIALGAMDAWPAAHWYYFFALRECGQDVISDIATTRDFSDDCWLAAGEDLADFAATEPFNEGYLTTSAQQGAGSSAGLLANHQAAMELMGGWDVGVIASLTPDQQPLADLGWFPFPAVEDGDGDPTAMMGGVDGYSCSADSPPACEDFLNFIASQEWQERYAEAYQTIPASKAAQGAVTDPALEPLIASYNDASYVVVWLDTLLGQSVGNALNTSVVELLSGNGSPEGIVEAVTGAAARG, from the coding sequence ATGAGAGCACACAGGATCCCGACGGTCGCGGCGGCGATCGCGGCGCTCGCCCTGACGGGATGCGCGGGAGGGGGCGGGGACGACGGCGGCGACGTCTCCCTGACGCTCTGGCACAACTCCACGACGGGCGATGGCAAGCAGTACTGGGAGGACGCGGCCGCGGCCTTCGAGGACGAGAACGAGGGCGTCACGATCGACATCCAGTCGATCCAGAATGAGGACATGGACGGACGGCTGCAGACAGCGGTCAACTCCGGCGACATGCCCGACGTCTTCATGGCGCGCGGAGGGGGCAAGCTCGCGGACGTCGTCGCGGCGGGCGCGGTCAAGGACCTCAGCGATCTCGTGTCCGACGACGTGCGCGCCGACTACGGCGAGGCGGTCTTCAGCGCGTTCACGGTCGACGGCGCGACCTACGGCCTCCCCGTCGCGGTGCTGCCCGGCGGCATCTTCTACAGCGAGGACCTCTTCGCCGACGCGGGGGTCGCCGAGGCCCCGGCGACGATCGACGACCTCGTGACGGCGACGGAGGCCATCAAGGACACGGGCGTCGCCCCCATCGCCCTCGGCGCGATGGACGCGTGGCCCGCCGCCCACTGGTACTACTTCTTCGCCCTCCGCGAGTGCGGGCAGGACGTCATCTCCGACATCGCCACGACGCGCGACTTCAGCGACGACTGCTGGCTCGCCGCGGGCGAGGATCTGGCCGACTTCGCGGCGACCGAGCCGTTCAACGAGGGATACCTCACGACCTCCGCGCAGCAGGGCGCCGGATCGTCCGCCGGGCTCCTCGCGAACCATCAGGCGGCCATGGAGCTCATGGGCGGATGGGACGTCGGCGTGATCGCGTCGCTCACGCCCGATCAGCAGCCCCTCGCCGACCTGGGCTGGTTCCCGTTCCCCGCCGTCGAGGACGGGGACGGCGACCCGACGGCCATGATGGGCGGCGTCGACGGGTACTCGTGCTCGGCCGACTCGCCGCCGGCCTGCGAGGACTTCCTGAACTTCATCGCCTCGCAGGAGTGGCAGGAGAGGTACGCCGAGGCGTACCAGACCATCCCCGCGTCGAAGGCGGCGCAGGGCGCCGTGACCGACCCGGCGCTGGAGCCGCTCATCGCCTCGTACAACGACGCCTCGTACGTCGTCGTCTGGCTCGACACGCTGCTGGGCCAGAGCGTCGGGAACGCGCTCAACACGTCCGTCGTGGAGCTCCTGTCGGGCAACGGCTCGCCGGAGGGCATCGTCGAGGCCGTCACGGGCGCCGCGGCGCGAGGCTGA
- a CDS encoding carbohydrate ABC transporter permease: MTRTSPTIEAAPEADVAASAPAPPTVPRRRGAGLRDDRRRRAEIVLLAGPALVVFVVFVILPVLMAAYYGFFRWRGFGPPEDFAGLQNYVTILEDPTFRDAVAHNFLIVVASLVLQGPLAILFALLLNQRIRGRSIIRVLIFVPYVISEVVVGTGWSLMLQDAGAVNGLLERIGLEGWQSSWIADPSIAMWTLMGIITWKYIGFAVILMLAGLQGIPEELSEAAAIDGASFWQIQRLITLPLLAPTIRIWAFLSIIGSLQLFDLVNIIWGQYVSATAGTSTMATYMYLNGHMAGNYGYGNAVAVVLFLISLVVALVYQRFVLRRDTAGALTGGREKKP, from the coding sequence ATGACGCGCACCTCGCCCACCATCGAGGCGGCCCCGGAGGCCGACGTCGCGGCGTCGGCCCCGGCGCCGCCGACCGTCCCTCGTCGGCGCGGGGCCGGTCTCCGCGACGACCGGCGCAGGCGCGCGGAGATCGTGCTCCTCGCCGGCCCCGCGCTCGTCGTCTTCGTCGTCTTCGTCATCCTCCCCGTGCTGATGGCTGCGTACTACGGCTTCTTCCGATGGCGGGGCTTCGGCCCTCCGGAGGACTTCGCCGGGCTGCAGAACTACGTCACGATCCTGGAGGACCCCACCTTCCGCGACGCCGTCGCGCACAACTTCCTCATCGTCGTCGCCTCGCTCGTGCTGCAGGGCCCGCTCGCCATCCTCTTCGCGCTGCTCCTCAACCAGCGCATCCGCGGACGCTCGATCATCCGCGTGCTCATCTTCGTGCCGTACGTCATCTCGGAGGTCGTCGTGGGCACGGGATGGAGCCTCATGCTCCAGGACGCCGGCGCGGTCAACGGCCTCCTCGAGAGGATCGGCCTCGAGGGCTGGCAGAGCTCGTGGATCGCCGATCCCTCGATCGCGATGTGGACGCTCATGGGCATCATCACGTGGAAGTACATCGGCTTCGCCGTCATCCTCATGCTCGCGGGACTGCAGGGCATCCCCGAGGAGCTCTCCGAGGCCGCCGCCATCGACGGCGCGTCCTTCTGGCAGATCCAGCGCCTCATCACGCTGCCGCTCCTGGCGCCGACCATCCGCATCTGGGCGTTCCTGTCGATCATCGGATCGCTCCAGCTGTTCGACCTCGTCAACATCATCTGGGGCCAGTACGTCTCCGCGACCGCCGGCACGTCGACCATGGCGACGTACATGTACCTCAACGGGCACATGGCGGGCAACTACGGCTACGGCAATGCCGTCGCGGTGGTGCTGTTCCTCATCTCGCTCGTCGTCGCGCTCGTGTACCAGCGGTTCGTGCTGCGCCGCGACACGGCCGGCGCGCTCACGGGCGGCAGGGAGAAGAAGCCATGA
- a CDS encoding carbohydrate ABC transporter permease, which yields MTSTTLLVVPDARRRRRAAGRTPEGLRWGSPLTYLAAVVLIAICMGPVLYIVLGGFRTNSQITADPSGLPAPWVVANYTEVLASGSFWQALASSTVTAVATTAGVVALGLMASYVIARYDFAGKGALYALFAAGLMFPVTVAITPLYLLVRNLGLTNSLLGVILPQIAFALPTTIIILVPFLRAIPAEIEEAASIDGAGRLGFFFRMVLPLSLPGVVTTGILAFIGSWNGYILPLFILSDPNLFTLPLGVQNFASQYSVDTARVLAFTSLSMLPALLFFSLFERRIVGGLTGAVKG from the coding sequence ATGACCTCCACGACCCTCCTCGTCGTCCCCGACGCGCGCCGTCGCCGCCGCGCGGCCGGACGCACGCCGGAAGGGCTCCGCTGGGGGAGCCCCCTCACCTACCTCGCGGCGGTCGTGCTCATCGCGATCTGCATGGGGCCCGTGCTCTACATCGTGCTCGGCGGCTTCCGCACGAACTCGCAGATCACCGCCGACCCCTCGGGTCTCCCGGCGCCCTGGGTCGTCGCCAACTACACCGAGGTCCTCGCGAGCGGCTCCTTCTGGCAGGCGCTGGCGAGCTCCACCGTGACGGCCGTCGCGACGACGGCCGGCGTCGTGGCCCTCGGGCTCATGGCGAGCTACGTCATCGCGCGCTACGACTTCGCGGGGAAGGGCGCCCTGTACGCGCTCTTCGCGGCCGGGCTCATGTTCCCCGTGACCGTCGCGATCACCCCGCTGTACCTGCTCGTGCGCAACCTCGGCCTGACGAACAGCCTGCTCGGGGTCATCCTGCCGCAGATCGCGTTCGCGCTGCCGACGACGATCATCATCCTCGTGCCGTTCCTGCGGGCGATCCCGGCGGAGATCGAGGAGGCCGCGTCGATCGACGGGGCGGGGCGTCTCGGCTTCTTCTTCCGGATGGTCCTGCCGCTGAGCCTTCCCGGCGTCGTCACGACGGGCATCCTGGCCTTCATCGGATCGTGGAACGGGTACATCCTGCCGCTGTTCATCCTGAGCGACCCGAACCTCTTCACCCTGCCGCTGGGCGTGCAGAACTTCGCCTCGCAGTACTCCGTCGACACGGCTCGGGTGCTCGCGTTCACATCGCTGTCGATGCTGCCCGCGCTCCTCTTCTTCAGCCTGTTCGAACGGCGCATCGTCGGCGGGCTGACAGGAGCGGTGAAGGGATGA
- a CDS encoding beta-xylosidase/alpha-l-arabinosidase: MSRRTEALHARMTLEEKLAQLVGYWLDQGGNVVAPLQGEMASDGAAGLAEITRHGIGHYTRVYGTRPVDPAERAAWLWAEQRRLKAETRLGIPALVHEECLTGLAAWKAATFPTPLAWGASFDPELVEEMARAIGGTMRSLGIHQGLAPVLDVVADPRWGRVDECIGEDPYLVGTVGTAYVRGLQGAGVHATLKHFVGYSASTAARNHAPVSAGRRALADVYLPPFEMAIRDGGVRSVMNSYADVDGVPVAADRGLLTTTLRDELGFDGVVVSDYFAVAFLEVMHGVAAGRGDAAAQAIEAGIDVELPSGDAFLGPLAEEVRSGRVDVGVVDRAVLRVLAQKEELGLLDPAAFEDEPSSAVDVDSPRHRDIARRLAAESVVLLRDDGVLPLAASARRIAVVGPNADRAEALQGCYSFANHVLAHFPGHPLGFAIPTVREALAGALPGAEIVHAAGCEVEGADRAGFGEALSAVSEADVAVVVVGDQAGLFGRGTVGEGNDAESLELPGVQRELVEAVVATGTPVVLVLLTGRPYAVGWALDGDGAPGAVLQAFFPGEGGGLALADVLTGAVSPSGRLPVSLPRSTGAQPYTYLHPRLGGPSDVTSADPTPSRPFGFGLSYTSFAYSDLEVDRSAPTDGRLRAAVTVTNTGEREGVDVVQLYGRDVVGSVTRPVAQLLGYARAALEPGESRRVGFDVPVQRFAFSDRRMVRVVEPGDVEVWVGAHAEAVDAADGPARGASARAGRALPGDATPRAVVSLTGGVHEVTPADPRIVGVSVADAETLV; the protein is encoded by the coding sequence ATGAGCCGGCGCACGGAGGCCCTGCACGCCCGCATGACGCTCGAGGAGAAGCTCGCGCAGCTCGTCGGCTACTGGCTCGACCAGGGCGGGAACGTCGTCGCGCCGCTGCAGGGCGAGATGGCGTCGGACGGCGCGGCGGGGCTCGCCGAGATCACGCGCCACGGCATCGGGCACTACACGCGCGTGTACGGGACGCGGCCGGTCGACCCGGCCGAGCGCGCGGCGTGGCTGTGGGCGGAGCAGCGGCGGCTGAAGGCCGAGACGCGGCTCGGCATCCCCGCGCTCGTCCACGAGGAGTGCCTCACGGGGCTCGCGGCGTGGAAGGCCGCGACGTTCCCGACGCCGCTCGCGTGGGGCGCGTCGTTCGACCCGGAGCTCGTCGAGGAGATGGCCCGTGCGATCGGCGGCACGATGCGCTCCCTCGGCATCCATCAGGGGCTCGCCCCCGTCCTCGACGTCGTCGCGGACCCGCGGTGGGGGCGGGTGGACGAGTGCATCGGGGAGGACCCCTACCTCGTGGGAACGGTCGGCACCGCGTACGTGCGCGGCCTGCAGGGCGCGGGGGTGCACGCCACGCTCAAGCACTTCGTGGGGTACTCGGCATCGACGGCGGCCCGCAATCATGCGCCGGTGTCCGCGGGGCGGCGCGCGCTCGCGGACGTCTACCTGCCGCCGTTCGAGATGGCGATCCGCGACGGGGGCGTCCGCAGCGTCATGAACAGCTACGCCGACGTCGACGGGGTGCCCGTGGCCGCCGACCGGGGGCTGCTGACGACGACCCTGCGCGACGAGCTCGGCTTCGACGGGGTCGTCGTCTCCGACTACTTCGCCGTGGCGTTCCTCGAGGTCATGCACGGCGTGGCCGCCGGACGCGGAGACGCGGCGGCGCAGGCGATCGAGGCGGGGATCGACGTGGAGCTGCCGTCGGGCGACGCGTTCCTCGGGCCGCTCGCCGAGGAGGTGCGCTCGGGCCGCGTCGACGTGGGCGTCGTCGACCGGGCCGTGCTGCGCGTGCTCGCGCAGAAGGAGGAGCTCGGCCTGCTCGACCCCGCCGCGTTCGAGGACGAGCCGTCGTCGGCGGTCGACGTCGACTCGCCTCGCCACCGCGACATCGCCCGCAGGCTGGCGGCGGAGTCGGTCGTGCTGCTGCGCGACGACGGGGTGCTGCCGCTCGCGGCGTCGGCGCGGCGCATCGCGGTCGTCGGGCCCAACGCGGATCGCGCCGAGGCGCTGCAGGGCTGCTACTCGTTCGCGAATCACGTGCTCGCCCACTTCCCGGGGCATCCGCTCGGGTTCGCCATCCCGACCGTGCGCGAGGCGCTCGCGGGAGCGCTGCCCGGGGCGGAGATCGTCCACGCAGCCGGATGCGAGGTCGAAGGCGCCGATCGCGCCGGGTTCGGCGAGGCTCTCAGCGCCGTGAGCGAGGCCGATGTGGCGGTCGTCGTCGTGGGCGACCAGGCGGGGCTCTTCGGCCGAGGCACGGTCGGCGAGGGCAACGACGCGGAGTCGCTCGAGCTGCCGGGCGTGCAGCGCGAGCTCGTGGAGGCGGTCGTCGCGACCGGCACGCCCGTCGTGCTCGTGCTCCTCACCGGCAGGCCCTATGCGGTCGGATGGGCGCTCGACGGCGACGGGGCGCCGGGCGCCGTGCTGCAGGCGTTCTTCCCGGGGGAGGGCGGGGGGCTCGCGCTGGCGGACGTGCTCACGGGAGCCGTCTCGCCCTCGGGCCGGCTGCCGGTGTCGTTGCCGCGGTCCACGGGCGCCCAGCCGTACACGTACCTGCATCCGCGCCTCGGCGGGCCGTCGGACGTGACGTCCGCGGACCCGACGCCGTCGCGCCCGTTCGGGTTCGGGCTCTCGTACACGTCGTTCGCGTACTCCGACCTCGAGGTCGACCGCTCGGCGCCGACGGACGGACGCCTGCGGGCCGCCGTCACGGTGACGAACACCGGGGAGCGCGAGGGCGTCGACGTCGTGCAGCTCTACGGGCGCGACGTCGTCGGCTCCGTCACGCGGCCGGTCGCGCAGCTGCTCGGCTACGCGCGGGCGGCGCTCGAGCCCGGAGAGTCGCGACGCGTCGGGTTCGACGTGCCCGTCCAGCGCTTCGCGTTCAGCGACCGGCGGATGGTGCGGGTCGTCGAGCCGGGCGACGTCGAGGTGTGGGTCGGCGCGCACGCCGAGGCCGTGGACGCGGCGGACGGGCCGGCCCGCGGCGCGTCGGCCCGCGCGGGGCGGGCGCTTCCCGGCGACGCGACCCCGCGCGCCGTCGTCTCGCTCACGGGCGGCGTGCACGAGGTGACGCCGGCGGACCCGCGGATCGTCGGCGTGAGCGTCGCGGACGCCGAGACGCTCGTCTGA
- a CDS encoding ROK family transcriptional regulator produces the protein MAERGMSVEGVRRRNLGEVLRLVHREGAQSRARITAATGLNRSTVADLVASLAEAGLVEEREPGQTRRVGRPSPIVAPSEDVVAIAVNPEVDAIEVGAVALGGAVRVRVREDVDHLLTPDETARIVARVLDGWRTHELAGARVVGVGVAVPALVRARDGVVRLAPHLGWRDAAVGEPLREATALPVVVGNDASLGARAEHLFGAAKGYDDVVYLNGGASGIGGGLILGGRTIGGAGGYAGEWGQNRPGILDDADRRTAAGVLEDEVSRWRLLEVLGLASADDPTLARSLAEADTAAVADEVGRQRRILATALANAVNVLNPSVIVLGGFLGMLVAADEAGFDAAVREHALAAPAEGLDIRPAALAEDRLLIGAAEAALGALLADPLA, from the coding sequence ATGGCCGAGCGCGGGATGAGCGTCGAGGGGGTGCGCAGGCGCAACCTCGGCGAGGTGCTGCGGCTCGTGCACCGGGAGGGCGCGCAGTCGCGCGCGCGCATCACGGCGGCGACCGGCCTCAACCGCTCGACGGTCGCGGACCTGGTGGCCTCTCTCGCCGAGGCGGGTCTCGTCGAGGAGCGGGAGCCCGGCCAGACCCGCCGCGTCGGGCGGCCCTCGCCCATCGTCGCGCCGAGCGAGGACGTCGTGGCGATCGCCGTCAACCCCGAGGTGGACGCGATCGAGGTCGGCGCCGTCGCGCTCGGCGGCGCCGTCCGCGTCCGCGTGCGCGAGGACGTCGACCATCTGCTCACGCCGGACGAGACCGCGCGGATCGTCGCGCGCGTCCTCGACGGATGGCGGACGCACGAGCTCGCCGGCGCCCGGGTCGTCGGCGTCGGCGTGGCCGTGCCGGCGCTCGTGCGCGCGCGCGACGGCGTCGTCCGGCTCGCCCCGCACCTCGGATGGCGCGACGCGGCCGTCGGCGAGCCGCTGCGGGAGGCGACGGCGCTGCCCGTCGTCGTGGGCAACGACGCGAGCCTCGGCGCCCGCGCCGAGCACCTGTTCGGGGCCGCGAAGGGATACGACGACGTCGTCTACCTGAACGGCGGCGCGAGCGGCATCGGCGGCGGCCTCATCCTCGGCGGCCGGACCATCGGCGGCGCCGGCGGCTATGCGGGGGAGTGGGGGCAGAACCGGCCCGGCATCCTCGACGACGCCGATCGCCGCACGGCGGCGGGCGTGCTGGAGGACGAGGTGAGCCGCTGGCGCCTGCTGGAGGTGCTCGGACTCGCCTCCGCCGACGACCCGACCCTCGCGCGGTCTCTCGCGGAGGCGGACACGGCCGCCGTCGCCGACGAGGTCGGCCGGCAGCGCCGCATCCTCGCGACGGCGCTCGCCAACGCCGTCAACGTGCTCAACCCGTCTGTCATCGTCCTCGGCGGATTCCTCGGCATGCTCGTCGCAGCCGACGAGGCGGGGTTTGACGCGGCCGTGCGCGAGCACGCGCTCGCCGCCCCCGCCGAGGGCCTCGACATCCGCCCCGCCGCGCTCGCGGAGGACCGGCTGCTCATCGGCGCGGCCGAGGCGGCGTTGGGCGCGCTGCTCGCGGACCCGCTGGCCTGA
- a CDS encoding mandelate racemase/muconate lactonizing enzyme family protein — protein sequence MTAIRSLSARLERVPLSRPWGAEVTSVGVIATHVALTDGSEGWGFSWTPQIGAEAVLALVEHDIAPAAVGRDADPRETWEPLWRHLHEAGGGGVTTIALAGLDLALWDAEARAAGVSISARLGRRRPSVRAYGSGVNLHYPLDELVAQARRWVDAGFDAVKVKVGRPDIAEDADRVAAVRDVLGPGRALMIDANQRWDLDTATAAIARLEPFAPAWIEEPLRADDLAAHVELSRRITTPIAAGENVHTVHRFSEYLDSGAAGVVQPNIVRVGGITPFLRIVGLARAHGVPVHPHLLPELSGQLALTLPGDPFVEDVEDAGFGALGALADPSPVRIADGLLTELPHTGLGLRFRHHPTDAIPR from the coding sequence GTGACGGCCATCCGCTCGCTGTCGGCGCGCCTGGAGCGCGTGCCCCTGTCGCGCCCGTGGGGCGCGGAGGTGACCTCCGTCGGCGTCATCGCGACGCACGTCGCGCTCACGGACGGGAGCGAGGGATGGGGCTTCTCGTGGACGCCACAGATCGGCGCGGAGGCGGTGCTCGCCCTCGTCGAGCACGACATCGCCCCCGCCGCCGTCGGGCGCGACGCCGACCCGCGGGAGACGTGGGAGCCGCTCTGGCGGCACCTGCACGAGGCGGGAGGCGGCGGCGTGACGACGATCGCGCTCGCCGGCCTCGACCTCGCGCTGTGGGATGCGGAGGCGCGCGCCGCCGGCGTGTCGATATCGGCTCGGCTCGGGCGCCGGCGCCCGTCCGTCCGGGCCTACGGCTCCGGGGTCAACCTCCACTACCCGCTCGACGAGCTCGTCGCGCAGGCTCGGCGCTGGGTCGATGCGGGGTTCGACGCCGTGAAGGTCAAGGTCGGCCGCCCCGACATCGCCGAGGATGCCGATCGCGTCGCCGCGGTACGCGACGTGCTCGGGCCCGGCCGCGCCCTCATGATCGACGCCAACCAGCGGTGGGATCTGGACACGGCGACGGCGGCCATCGCCCGGCTGGAGCCCTTCGCGCCGGCGTGGATCGAGGAGCCGCTGCGCGCCGACGACCTCGCGGCGCACGTCGAGCTCTCCCGGCGCATCACGACGCCCATCGCGGCGGGCGAGAACGTGCACACCGTCCACCGGTTCTCCGAGTACCTCGACAGCGGTGCCGCGGGCGTCGTCCAGCCGAACATCGTGCGCGTCGGCGGCATCACGCCCTTCCTCCGCATCGTCGGGCTCGCCCGCGCGCACGGCGTCCCGGTGCACCCGCATCTGCTGCCGGAGCTCTCCGGCCAGCTCGCGCTGACCCTGCCGGGAGACCCGTTCGTCGAGGACGTCGAGGACGCGGGCTTCGGCGCGCTCGGGGCGCTCGCCGATCCGAGCCCGGTGCGCATCGCGGACGGCCTCCTGACCGAGCTCCCGCACACGGGCCTCGGGCTGCGCTTCCGCCACCACCCGACCGACGCGATCCCGCGCTGA
- a CDS encoding 5-dehydro-4-deoxyglucarate dehydratase, with protein sequence MSELTIPDRVLFFPVTAFDAAVLRPAGRVPVVAGAGGPLGHALDCARATQKLGADGLLVLPPHLVGAPQAGLVAYVERVAAASDLPVIVYHRGNARFTPASVAGLLQNPRVAGLKDGAGDVAVAQQFVLEAGRSGRDVLLFNGLLTAELSQAAYTAIGVPLYSSAAFAMLPEMAVAFFAAHRAGDVVRQRALLDGFSSPLIALRDETPGFAVSLVKAGVRLQGMPVGPVHAPLTDPSPEQVQRLARIVERGRELVA encoded by the coding sequence TTGTCTGAGCTGACCATCCCCGACCGCGTCCTCTTCTTCCCCGTGACGGCTTTCGACGCGGCCGTGCTCAGGCCGGCCGGCCGCGTGCCGGTGGTCGCCGGGGCGGGAGGACCCCTCGGCCACGCCCTCGACTGCGCACGGGCGACGCAGAAGCTCGGCGCCGACGGACTCCTCGTCCTGCCGCCCCACCTCGTCGGGGCGCCGCAGGCGGGGCTCGTCGCCTATGTCGAGCGCGTCGCCGCCGCGAGCGATCTCCCCGTGATCGTCTACCACCGCGGCAACGCCCGGTTCACACCGGCGTCCGTCGCGGGCCTGTTGCAGAACCCGAGGGTCGCGGGCCTCAAGGACGGCGCGGGCGATGTGGCCGTCGCGCAGCAGTTCGTGCTCGAGGCCGGGCGCAGCGGGCGCGACGTGCTGCTCTTCAACGGGCTCCTCACCGCCGAGCTCTCGCAGGCGGCCTACACCGCGATCGGCGTGCCGCTGTACTCCTCGGCCGCGTTCGCGATGCTGCCGGAGATGGCCGTGGCGTTCTTCGCGGCGCATCGCGCGGGCGACGTCGTCCGTCAGCGGGCGCTGCTCGACGGCTTCTCCTCCCCACTCATCGCCCTCCGCGACGAGACGCCGGGCTTCGCGGTCTCGCTCGTCAAGGCGGGGGTGCGCCTGCAGGGAATGCCCGTGGGCCCGGTGCACGCTCCGCTCACGGACCCGTCGCCCGAGCAGGTCCAGCGCCTCGCGCGCATCGTCGAGCGCGGCAGAGAGCTCGTCGCGTGA
- a CDS encoding NAD-dependent epimerase/dehydratase family protein, translated as MSHARPLRVVVTGGAGRLGRSVVRALAAAGHDIVSIDREPAAGLPARQLTADLLDADAARGVFADARPDAVVHLAAIAVPGSRPDAEIFDVNTRLVWNVLEASLAAGARALMVASSPTVIGYGAPSGWTPSYLPLDEDHPVAPWNGYAASKVAVEEIMRMAVRRDGHRMRFAAFRPGYVIAPEEWAGAPTQQGHTIAERLADPALSAVALFNYLDARDAGDFVTAWIDGAHDVPNGEVFFVAAPDSLVDAPIASSLAAHVPLIAEAAAGLRGDAAVFSSARAERLLGWRARRTWRDELTERAASTVAPAPHPPEDDLV; from the coding sequence GTGAGTCACGCGCGCCCGCTCCGCGTCGTCGTCACCGGCGGAGCGGGGCGCCTCGGACGCAGCGTCGTCCGCGCCCTCGCCGCGGCCGGTCACGACATCGTCTCGATCGACCGAGAGCCCGCCGCCGGCCTGCCGGCGAGGCAGCTCACGGCCGACCTGCTCGACGCCGACGCCGCACGCGGCGTGTTCGCCGACGCCCGCCCCGACGCGGTCGTCCATCTCGCCGCCATCGCCGTGCCCGGGTCGCGCCCGGACGCCGAGATCTTCGACGTCAACACCCGCCTCGTGTGGAACGTGCTCGAGGCGTCGCTCGCCGCCGGAGCGCGCGCGCTCATGGTCGCCTCGAGCCCGACCGTCATCGGCTACGGCGCCCCGTCCGGCTGGACGCCGTCGTATCTGCCGCTCGACGAGGACCACCCGGTCGCACCCTGGAACGGCTACGCGGCATCGAAGGTCGCCGTGGAGGAGATCATGCGGATGGCCGTGCGGCGCGACGGCCATCGGATGCGCTTCGCGGCGTTCCGCCCCGGCTATGTGATCGCCCCCGAGGAGTGGGCGGGCGCGCCGACCCAGCAGGGGCACACGATCGCGGAGCGTCTCGCCGACCCGGCGCTGTCGGCCGTCGCGCTCTTCAACTACCTCGACGCCCGCGACGCGGGCGACTTCGTGACGGCGTGGATCGACGGGGCGCACGACGTCCCGAACGGAGAGGTGTTCTTCGTCGCGGCCCCCGACTCGCTCGTGGACGCGCCGATCGCGAGCTCCCTCGCCGCGCACGTCCCGCTGATCGCCGAGGCCGCCGCCGGGCTCCGGGGCGACGCCGCGGTGTTCTCCAGCGCCCGCGCCGAACGCCTGCTCGGCTGGCGGGCGCGGCGCACCTGGCGCGACGAGCTGACCGAGCGCGCCGCGTCGACCGTCGCACCCGCCCCTCATCCGCCGGAGGACGACCTTGTCTGA